In Anguilla rostrata isolate EN2019 chromosome 1, ASM1855537v3, whole genome shotgun sequence, a genomic segment contains:
- the gsdmeb gene encoding gasdermin Eb has product MFAKATSNFVKEIDPEGRLIPVSRLNDSDKLVPLSLVIRRKRFWFWQRPKYLPSDFTLSDVLLGDKPINPVVVETDFLKYAGTFGDSVSGKVDAEVGQTNLSVEGKGSFKLQSSFGSLKKQEVDVPKLLQDSKDRVLSLEHCLVHQTLVKRNEAFGVLKEKIVTTQKCSVTEDVQEEGQCAGVLGLFSNRAIKVSVNENGSAQQDSSVSLEIPAQTVIAYSIIELEVKHGGQYELCLEPDTFGGFEVDSHTRAKDAVDGLITKGAEYHPGRPTETPVLKQELEKLQAHFQQLADLPAPARSTLLQLLMSIMLDRAALAALESGLDQLCLGGTPDLSELEDLSSLKQTVQDLLDLVLQSNQAGQNLSDGQSGGPLPSSPVLTAVHVLVSAMAEMTDAALCHLGSCSPQFLHDLQQLVHCLAEGGELSLQDPALSELVGQAEAYQRAEQLFSCSKVILQREAGTLRVETGSQTSLRPLVMCITVRGFASLGT; this is encoded by the exons ATGTTTGCCAAGGCCACCAGTAACTTCGTCAAGGAGATAGACCCCGAAGGGCGTCTGATCCCGGTGTCCCGCCTGAACGACTCGGACAAGCTGGTCCCTCTGTCGCTGGTCATCCGGCGCAAACGCTTCTGGTTCTGGCAGCGGCCCAAGTACCTGCCTTCTGACTTCACCCTGAGCGACGTGCTGCTCGGAGACAAGCCCATCAACCCAG TTGTTGTGGAGACTGACTTCCTGAAGTATGCGGGGACCTTCGGGGACTCCGTGTCGGGAAAGGTGGATGCAGAGGTGGGACAGACGAACCTCAGCGTGGAGGGCAAAGGCTCGTTTAAACTGCAGTCCTCCTTCGGCAGCCTGAAGAAGCAGGAGGTGGACGTCCCGAAACTACTGCAGGACTCCAAGGATAG AGTCCTGAGCCTGGAGCACTGCCTGGTGCATCAGACCCTGGTGAAGCGCAACGAGGCCTTTGGGGTTCTGAAGGAGAAGATCGTGACGACCCAGAAGTGCTCAGTCACCGAGGACGTTCAGGAGGAGGGCCAGTGTGCGGGCGTGCTCGGCCTCTTCAGCAACAGGGCCATAAAG GTGTCGGTGAACGAGAACGGCAGCGCGCAGCAGGACAGCAGCGTTTCCCTGGAGATTCCCGCTCAGACGGTCATAGCGTACAGCATCATCGAGCTGGAGGTGAAACACGGCGGACAGTAcg AGCTCTGCCTGGAGCCAGACACCTTTGGGGGGTTTGAAGTGGACAGCCACACCCGGGCCAAAGATGCAGTAGACGGGCTGATCACTAAGGGTGCGGAGTACCACCCAGGGAGACCTACAGAGACACCGGTCCTGAAGCAAG AACTGGAGAAGCTGCAGGCGCATTTCCAGCAGCTAGCAGATCTCCCAGCCCCGGCCCGTTCCACGCTGCTCCAGCTCCTGATGTCCATCATGCTGGACAGAGCGGCACTCGCTGCCCTGGAGAGCGGG CTGGATCAGTTGTGTTTGGGCGGGACACCTGACCTCAGCGAGCTGGAGGACTTGTCCTCCCTCAAGCAGACAGTCCAGGACCTTCTGGACCTGGTGTTGCAGTCCAATCAGGCAGGTCAGAACCTGAGTGATGGACAGTCTGGTGGGCCACTCCCCTCTTCCCCGGTCCTTACTGCTGTTCATGTTCTGGTCAGTGCCATGGCAG AGATGACCGATGCTGCTCTGTGTCACTTGGGATCCTGCAGTCCTCAGTTCCTGCAtgacctgcagcagctg GTTCACTGCCTGGCTGAAGGGGGCGAGCTGAGCCTGCAGGACCCCGCCCTGTCTGAGCTGGTGGGGCAGGCGGAAGCAtatcagagagcagagcagctgTTCTCCTGCTCCAAGGTGATCCTCCAGAGGGAGGCCGGCACACTGCGAGTGGAAACGGGGTCCCAAACATCACTCCGCCCCCTCGTCATGTGCATCACCGTACGAGGCTTCGCTTCCCTGGGCACATAG